One window of Arvicola amphibius chromosome 6, mArvAmp1.2, whole genome shotgun sequence genomic DNA carries:
- the Cited4 gene encoding cbp/p300-interacting transactivator 4, giving the protein MADHLMLAEGYCLLQVSPHAHGAHAPRTLQTYASPGLDSGLRPRGAPLGPPPPPGTLAYGSFGSPSSFQPFPVAQSPGAGSAHLQPATTTPPPGRIPVPSGVAGGPSPLQPAPGGASPLPPPPSLGCMDAELIDEEALKSLELELGLHRVRELPELFLGQSEFDCLSDLGSAPPAGSVSC; this is encoded by the coding sequence ATGGCCGACCACCTGATGCTCGCCGAGGGCTACTGCTTGCTGCAGGTGTCGCCGCACGCCCACGGCGCCCACGCGCCCCGGACTCTACAGACATACGCAAGCCCCGGCCTGGACAGCGGTCTGCGGCCCCGGGGGGCTCCGCTGGGACCGCCGCCGCCACCCGGGACCCTGGCATACGGCTCCTTCGGATCGCCGTCCTCCTTCCAGCCCTTCCCCGTCGCTCAGTCGCCAGGTGCCGGTAGCGCGCACCTGCAGCCCGCTACCACCACGCCGCCCCCGGGTCGCATCCCTGTACCCTCGGGAGTCGCCGGAGGCCCCTCACCTCTGCAGCCAGCGCCCGGAGGCGCGTCCCCCCTGCCGCCGCCGCCTTCCCTGGGCTGCATGGACGCCGAGCTCATAGACGAGGAGGCGCTGAAGTCGCTGGAGCTCGAGCTCGGGCTGCACCGCGTGCGCGAACTGCCCGAGCTCTTCCTGGGCCAGAGCGAGTTTGACTGTTTGTCGGACCTGGGGTCGGCGCCACCCGCCGGCTCGGTGAGCTGCTGA